GTCACCAAAAAAGACTGCAGAAagcttttttaatgttgaataatGAAAACAAGCAAGGGATCAGACTGAAAAATGTCTGTCCTAAGATATAGTCATTAAGTGTGTTCATAGGCTATTTTTGAGAGAAAATTCTAAATGCTTTCCCTCCCCACGAATCAGTGTGACAATAGCCAGGCAAGCAGGCCCTGAAAATTTTTGCCTTATGTGCCTGGCAAAGCAGATGGAAGCTTCTTTTCTCCAACTTCATAGCTGTGTGTATAATGTTTGATAATTTGACATTTGTTGTTTAATAAATTGTGGTCCCAGAGCCAAAAATGAatggtgctttcattttcatttctgtttctagtATGAAAAACTGCATTATTTCAGTGTCTGTTAATGTCAAAAGGACCTTCATCGGCTTCAGTCATGGAATAATGCATGTAAACCACTGGTGTGTTTACTTCTCAGccttgattttgttttgtgtttcttgGTTGAAAGGTTGTCCAGGCAAACACAGTGGATGAACGTACTAACTTTCTTGTGGAAGAATACTCTACATCCGGTCGCTTGGATAACATCACCCAGGTCATGAGCCTGCACACGCAGTACCTGGAGTCCTTCCTGAGGAGCCAGTTCTACATGCTGCGCATGGATGGCCCCCTTCCTCTACCGCACCGGCACTACATCGCCATCATGGTACGCTCACTTCCGGTTCCTGTGTTCACGTGACTTGGTCCCCATTTAGTCCCTCTCCCTGCTGGTATTACTTGTGGTGCAGAGCTAAGTATAATCACACGGAAACAACAACTCAAGAAGCTTGTGACCTTTTGGATTCCAAATCCACTGGTTACATTTTGAATGTTGTAACTCACATAATATACTGAATGTTTCTGATTTAATTATTAGTAAAGTTTTCCATGTTTAATCTCATGATTAAAGATGTTTATAGGGTCGAAAGTAAtgttcctgctgctaagtcgcttcagtcatgtccgactctgtgcaaccccatagacggcagcccatcaggctccctcgtccctaggattctccaggcaagaacactggaagtgggttgccatttccttctccaatgcatgaaagtgaaaagtgaaagtgaagtcgctcagtcgtatccgactcccagcgaccccatagactgcagcccaccaggctcctccgtccatgggattttccaggcaagagtactggagtggggtgccattgccttctccgaagtaatGTTCCTAGTGTCCCTCAAATTTTCCTTTTACTCCTGATAGTTTTCTTTCAGTATTAATATAAAACAGGTTGGTTGTGACTTTTTTATTTAGTCATTCTGTACATGAAGAATATCACTAATTTGGCTAAATAAGAGCAAAGTATTAGCACTAGGCGACTCTGTCAGAGAAGAATTCCTAAATAAGTTATACTACTACTAAGTTTAGTACTTGGTGCAAGCTAGTTAACTAGTTAATTAGAAATTGGGATGATGGACAGCAGGAGTAAGAAGGTAGAAACAGTGCTACAGTTGGACTGTTGCTGGAGAAAAGAACAAGATGCAAGTGCAATATATTTGGAGAAGTTAGGGGAACATCTGGGCTGGCAGAGTGATCAAAGCCAGCCAGGAGTTAGTTTTTATCAAGTTTAATTTGTTTATGCTCTCACTGAagttttaaacaacaaaaaaagggctGCATCCTGTGTTTTATTAAATGATGAACTTGACTAAGATTACTCAGCTTAAGGTTTTGACGACACTAAGTCTGAAAGCCAACTTAGAATGGTCACCGACAAAGAAATAAGATGTGGAAAACAGAGTAAAACAGTACTATTTAACTGAGAAGCAGCCCTGAGGAAACGAGCGGTGAAAAGTCTGTTTTTCTTGGATTTACCAATTTATCAAGGCTGATTCTGGCTTGCCTAGGAAAGAAAGGGTCAgtgagcttcagtttcatctcAATAGGAGGATGGGCACAGATAAGGCTGATTCACAGTTATCTCAAAGGGAATAAGAAAAATACTCAAACTAGTATATATTCTGAATTGGTACAAGTTAATCagattttattgtgttttaaatAGAATATAGTTGATCTTACTTACCATAATGAAATGAACATATACTTCCTTCACATAAATAGAAAATGGGTTCTAGATTGACCCCTACCACTTCTGGATGAGGAAGTAATTGGCTTCATGTGACATTTACTTATATGTCAGCTTTATGTATCAATTCAAGAATCTATGACAACATTGTGATGAAAGTTTTAGGAAGAGCATTCTCTAAGAAAAGAATTATTAGCtataaaaatgaactttttttgtttgtttgttttttattttttttattttattttatttttaaactttacaatattgaattagttttgccaaatatcgaaatgaatccgacacaggtatacctgtgttccccatcctgaaccctcctctctcctccctccccataccctccctctgggtcatcccagtgcaccagccccaagcatccagtgtcgtgcatcgaacctggactggcgactcgtttcatacatgatattatacatgtttcaatgccattctcccaaatttccccattctctccctctcccacggagtccataaTGACTGTCCTAGTAATTGTAGAATAAAACCGTACCATGACTGTTTTATCCACCAAATCTTTTCTTTGTGTTGTAGGCTGCAGCTAGACATCAGTGTTCTTACTTAATAAACATGCATGTggatgaatttttaaagacaGGAGGTATTGCTGAATGGTTGAATGGTTTGCAATATGTACCACAAAGACTGAAAAATCTTAATGAAATAAACAAGCTGTTAGCACACCGACCCTGGCTGATCACAAAAGAGCACATTCAGGTACTGAGTATTTCTTTAGGGGAGAAAGAAATTTTACTAATGATTCTTAGAGTTATTTTCAGTTAAGTATTTTGCCTAAGACTTACTTTGAAATACTTGCATGTtaggaatttgaaaaaaaaaaaaatagtgtattgAAATGTGTAGAAAATGTAAGTCATTGGGTTTAAGTTAAATATAAGTGAATACTTCtctgtaagtgaaagtcactcagtcatgtccaactctttgtgaccccgtggactatacagtctgtgggattctctgggccagaatcctggagtgggtagcctatcccttctccagtgtatcttccccacccaggaattgaacaggggtctcctgcactgcaggtggattcttaaccagttgagctaccaggaaagcccacttcTCTTTAAGTAATCAGTAATTAGCAAATAGCTATAAGAAAAGTTGATTTCTATTTTCAAGCAGTAGGCAGAACAAAGAAAATGCATTAGGAGGATAACATACATAGGTTCTAGTCTTTAACTCTTAACTACAAAGTATGTGACCTTTAGTAAGTTAACTTTTGTGGGCCTTGGTAGTTCACCCTTCTATAAATGAGATGCCTAATGAGTTCTAAACTCTTTGCAATTCtaacatttcataattttaagattttgaaaaaatgatttttcaaataaaagtgaTTTGCCAACTGATGTGTATATACTTACATGCTTCTAGAGACTAGAACTTAGATAAGAAAGAGAACTGTGATTGGCTGGAGCACTTGCCCTTCAAAAGCAGCATCTGTTAAAAGCCTCCAGGATGAGGTTGTTGAATTAATGCTTCGCACCATGCTTGGCACTATTCAGTTAGTAGGAGTCATCAGCTAAATGATTATCAGCAGAAGCCTTATGTACTTAAAATCCCTTCTTCCAATGCATTAGAAATGTTCTTGGTTTAGTTTTTCCCCTCATTTTGTTAGTTATTTGCCCAGTTAAACCAAACTTAGCTTTTGTCAGTCTGTGTACTCTCAGATTTGTATTATCTATTAGGGTCTGtttataaaatatgaacaaagctatagCAAAAATGtgctatttataatagcaaataaGAAATTTAGAAGCAATTTACATGTGTAAGGAGATGTAACTGTAGTTCTGGGCTACAATATGCCCATGCTTAATAATTAATTGAAGACAGTGGAGCCTCATGAAAAtcaaatttttcaaaaagtttgaaaagcagagaaaaatggATGTATACTCTGATTATTTAATTATACTTTGAAAAAAGAAGATATGTAAAAGTTACATAAAAGTGGTAGAATAtgattgatttttcctttttttctccctgagCTTTTGGTAATGTATTAAATTTGTATGTAGTTAAATAATGGAGAGTAAAGAAAAGcagttttttggttttagtttttaGATGTGAAGTGAGCCAAGTGAAAGTTTTAGATTGGAGAACAGATCCCCATACACACACTGAAAGATTAATTAGATAAAGATTGATGGGGAAAACCTTGAATGGATTAATAGCTGGAATTGTAATGATTACTGTGTTTAATGGCTTCACTTATGATTCCAACATTCAtctggaaaaagtgaaagtgaaagtcattcagtcatggccaactttgtgaccccatggactatacagtctgtggaattctccaggccagaatactggagtgggtagccttccccttctccagtggatcttcccaacccaggaatccaacctggggcctcctgcattgcagatggattcttttcagatgagctatcagggaagcccattcatctGGAGGATCCAGTAAAATAGCATGTAAAAAAAGTGctctgatatttttttttttaactttttattttgtattggattaTAGCCAGTTAAcattgttgtgatagtttcaggtggatagcaaagggactcagccatacatatacacatatgcgtTTTCCTTTAAACTCCCCTTGCATCCAGGCTGctgcataacattgagcagagttacctgtgctgtatagtaggaccttgttggttatctattttaaatagagcagattttttttaaatgtcccttCAAATGTGAGGTAGTTTTCTACAGTGTCTATCATCTGCTGTAGGTTCTTCCTCTGTCAGAGACGATATCCAAGACAATTAAAAGTTGACCTactgaatttaaatatttatgttatttttaaggtAGAGTCTGTACCTTTAAAACCTTCAAATAAGTGGTCTTGCTAGAGAAACTTTAAAGTCCCTTCTAGCATCAGTGTTCTTGGATTCTCTAAAATACCTTATTAAAATAGCATAATATAGAAAAATGCTTTGGAAACAGAAACTCCAGTATATGTATAAGGAATTTCAGAGAAGCTACAATGTAATTCTATTGTTAGTTTTGATAAGTTTAATGTAATATTGTTTGACCAAAGCTGTATCTTTAATATATGAAACAGTTTAAATGGAATTTTTAGTATTATTACTATAAATGGAAATAtgaaattttatacatttttccaTACTTTTTGAAATTGCTTTGTAATATTCtatgattttcacttttattcttgaTTGGCTTTCTCATTTCAGAAACTTGtcaaaactggagaaaataattGGTCTCTGCCTGAACTGGTACATGCTGTGGTCCTACTGGCTCATTATCACGCTTTGGCAAGCTTTGTTTTTGGTAGTGGCATCAATCCAGAAAGAGATCCAGAAATCTCCAATGGATTCAGGCTAATACCAGTCAacaacttctgtgtgtgtgatctCGCTAATGACAACAACATAGAGAATGCATCCCTTACAGGCAGCAACTTCGGGGTTCGTTTTCTTAACTGTTTGTCTTTACTACTTTGCCTTTAAACTTGCTACATTAACAACATCCAGAGAAATTATCTGCTTAAACGGGATATTATATGCTTGAAATATTTTGTATAATCTTTTATTACCCTAAAAATTTAACCCGTTGCTGAAGTTCTGAATTGTCTTAAGGAGGCTTTTAAAGCAATTACAAATCATAAGACTTGTAAGGCTGCCCCAGTTTTAGAAACAAGTAATAATATAATCTAATATATATCAAATTttgttgtattgggttggccaaaaagtttgtttgcatttttatgaaagctgttatgggaaaacctgaatgaactttttggccaacccagtagaaTTCTAGATGAAATAAATCCATTCATATAAACTTTCTGTGTTTATAGCTGAAGCAGAAACACTGTACCTCTGAAAATGTTCGATTTTGCCATATGATTTTCTTTGGAGTTAATGGAAAGCCCACTTAGGAAATTAATGGCTATGCTAGTGCCGCTGTACATAAGGTGATATTGGGAGATGGAGACATTTACCCGAACaacttttaatattaataacaccCAATATTATCTTCTCTGGCTCCAGATTGTCGATTCTCTAAGTGAGCTAGAGGCCTTaatggaaagaatgaaaaggcttcaagaagaaagggaagatgaAGAGGCGTCTCAGGAAGAAATGACCACTCGCtttgagaaggagaagaaagaaagtctTTTTGTGGTCTCTGGAGAtacttttcattcatttcctcattcaggtgctttttctatttcactatctttgccttttctctttgcctttgacttccctggtagctcagacgataaagaatctgcctgcaatgcagaagacccagttccatccctgggttgggaaggtccctatTGTTCTTAGAACCCTGACTGACCACCTCAGACCACCTTCAGTATTTTCCATATGGATAATGGAATGATTCCACTATCGTGTTCCTTTCATTTAGTTCTCTTCTACCTGATGCTGATGCTATTGCTTCCCCTCTTGTGTTGCTGCATCTTTGAATATATTTCAAATCCAATTGAGAGGTACTTCAGCTGTGTATGTAGTTCATGCTCTTATCCTGGATAAAATGTTATTCAGAGCAGACCAACTGCTTATAAAGTTAGATAAGAGTATTTAATCCATCCTActtgtgtgatttttctttaatGATAAGTAAAATCCTGTTTCAATAGATGTAATTTGTAAGAAATATCTCTTCCTTTTTCGTGGGTGTGGAGTATGTGGGAGGATTGTTCTCACAATGCTGCTTTTTTCCAGATTATTTCTAAAGTTACACCAAAGTTACATTGCACttgtatttgcatttctttgcagAAACCTTtggaattatataaaaatgtattatttaggTCATTTTCTTAGGTTGAATTTGGAGGAATTCATCCtgtattaaaaaaatgtattaaaaaaattcatcCTGTATAAAAAAAGCCTTTTGATTAGGCTTTTCCGTATCAAAAGGCTTCTTTGCTTtagtctttaaaatatatttcttttcctaaTACTCTGAGAGACTTTTAAATAGGAGGGAAACTTTTCAATTACAACTTAAAAAGATACTAAATACCACATAGTACATGTTATTAAAATAGCATGGAGTCAGTAGACTTTGAAAGCTTAAACCCTTCCAACTCATCAATCtacataacatttatttttaaagtagagcTCTGTAGGTTTAAAAGAGGGCTTCAAAATGACTAGTCGTAAGGTTAGTCAGTCTCATAAATCCTGAGAGTAATTGATTTGGCCGTGACTGGTTTGTTAATATTAAATATGACATTGACCAATAGCTTTCAGAAATTTTACCAGGAAGAGCAAGATCCCTCTTTTATCATTTCCCCAGCGATTTCTTTTATGAAAGATTTTATCTACCAAATTGAGTATATTTAATAATGATTTCTCAGAACTTCTGACCAGCAGGAAATCCCAAATATAAAGAAGCGTTTCAGTTATTGGTTTGCTATTCAGACATTTATTGTACTCTACGTAGTCTCAGCAGGGTGGTAGGCAGTAATGCTTCCAAGCTAAGTGAGACGTGATTGCTGCCCTCTGCAGGCTCTCATTGCTAGtgggagagaaagaaatgcaatatGAAGCAGAATGTGAGGAGTAAATGGAGCAGTGTTGGAGAGTTAGGAATGTGCACAGAAGGGGTCCTAGGGAGAGACCTCCTCTAGCCGCTTGGCTCTGAGCTAAACCTTAGAGACTTGAGTGCAAGGGAGTCAGGCAGTGGCTGGGGGGGAGAGGGGGGAGTTGGTAAATAGCACACCTGCCTGAGCCAGCACACAGTGGTGAGGAAACAGGATGGTGGGTGCAGGAGCAATTGGTTCTGCGTTGTTAGGATGTGACACATGAGGTTGGTATTGTGAACAGGAAGCTGATTAGGTAGATAGAGACCTTATCATGATGACCTTTCCAGCCTTAAAGATCATGTAACCAGCCATATTTGCGACATGTTGACTTGTGATGTCTACAAAACCACCAGTCTGGAAACAGCTACAGGTGCCTCTCAGACTTTAATATGCATGTGAATCACTGAGGAATCTTGTTGAAATGCAGATTTTTGTGTTCAGTCTGTCTGTGCCAGGACCTGAGGAGCTACGTTTCAATCATGGCTTCATGTAATGCCCATGCTCCTGGTCTGCACACTTGGAAAGCCAGGGTTGAACAGGAGAGGGTTTTAAGCCCGAAATAAAGTTTTGGAAGTTATCAGTATATATTTGGGTGTTAAAATCAAAAGAGTTGTTTATAAAAAATCATCTAGAGAAAACAAGTGGGACAAAGGAAAGTAATGAGCGTAGGGTAAACCTTCCAGGgaagccaatattttaaaatgcaaacattGTATTAAAGTTAGTATAGTATGCATTTACTTTTAGACATTAATTTTTGTAAGTGTGAAAAACTTGagtttgcctggtggctcagtggtaaagaacccacctgcaatgcaagagatggagGTTCTtttcctggattaggaagatcccctggagaaggaaatggcaacccactccaatattcttgcctgggaaatcccatggacagaggagcctggcagctacagtccatggggtcacatggggtGAAAAATTCTAATATACATCTCTTTATAACTATAAGTGGACACAAAATCCAGAAAAAGAGAGTAAACTTATTTAGCATACTTTACCTGACATAAATAAAACACTATATCCCAAACTGCAACCTGTACCattattttcaagtgcacatagaaAATTTACCAATATCAACCATATATTGTTAATGAAGCAAATATCAGCAAATTTTAAGAGATTTAAACTTTACAGGGTATAACTTTTGACTATAACAGAAGTAAGCTAGAAATCAGTAAGGAATAACTAGAAGTTTCTCAGATGTTTAGAAATGAAACAGTATACTTCTAAATAGTTCATAGGGAAATAAAAAGTTGCagtggaaattagaaaatatttggagCTGAATGGCAGTGAAAGATGGCACagacagtatttatttatttatctttttttggctatgctgggcaGCTTGTAagcccttagttccctgaccagggattgaactcaggtgccctgcagtggaagctcagagtcctaaccaatggaccaccaggaaattccctagacattgattttttaaagcttGTCTAAGACAactagagagaaggcaatggcaccccactccagtactcttgcctggaaaatcccatggacagaggagcctggtaggctgcaatccatggggtcgctaagagtcggacatgactgagcgacttccctttcacttttcacttccatgcattggagaaggaaatggcaacccactccagtatttttgcctgaagaatcccaggatgggggagcctggtgggctgccatctatggggtcgcacagagtcggacacgactgaagcaacttagcagcagcagcagcagcaagacaactAGAGCTTGAAGgacataaatgttttatttcttttaattttttgtttatttatttttgactgtactgggtcttcattgctacacaggctttttctctagttgtggtgagtgggggctactctctttttaaaatgttttaaagattcaTCCATCTTACTATCACTgtctcaaatttgttcctttatggctgagtaatattccattgtatatatgtactacaacttctttGCCTAagcgtctgttgatggacatctaagttgcttccatgtcctggctattgtaatagtgctactctctagttgccgtgttcagacttttcatttctgtggcttttcttgttgtagaacatgggctctaggcacacgggcgtTAGTAATTGCAGCACTgtctttagagcacaggctcagtagttgagatacacaggctcagttgctccgtgtcatgtgggatccccttagactggggatcgaacctgtacctccttcattggcaggcagattcttcaccactgagccactggggaagcccttttcttATTATTGAAAGTATATTTTAGAATGTCAGTCTTTCTCTTCTTGGATGCTTGAGCAAGAACTTTTGCCTTCTAAAGTGAATTTTGAATTTACTAAGCAAGTCTTAGACCTTGGTGGAAAGTTATATTCTGATTTTAACAAGAGGCTACATCATTTATAAATTAGGAAATAAATTGTTTCATTCTTTACTCTTCACCATTCCCAGTACTGAATTTGCTGGTCACACGAAGATAAGAGAAAAATGACTCAGTATGTGGCTGAGTTATTTTTGTAGACTTACCgtgttttaaaatggaaatagaaacttATTTTTCCCTATAACAAGTATCTTGGTTTGATCAGTATGATAAAGCATTTCAGATTCCATTTAGAGATTCTAAGAATAGTTTTTCAAGTCTTTTGAAGAAAATGTTTGAAGTTTTCTACAAGGGTACTATTCTATAGCTTGGTAACAGAGTTGACTAACATTTATTAgttttttgcttttcaaattagAATGATGTTCCATTACTGTAACAtagtattttctgtattttatttgtatCCATCTCCTAGGAGCAGAAGAATGTGGATAATATGCAAAGTACCATTTCCTTTGAGTCCAGAgtttgaaatatttgtttaaatagaattaaaattaaagttttagaTTTGTCAGAATATTAATTttaactcctttttaaaaaaattttaacttcttaaggtaaatttaggaaaaaaatgtttgtattgggtaggccaaaaagttcatttacatttttctgtaacatcttacagaaaattcCAAGTGAACTTTTTGACTAAActaatatttagatattttaatttaGTCAATTTTTTGCCTGAATAGCTACAGCTAAATGTTACAGTTGCCAGCATTTAGTAATGAAATTGTATTCAAAACTTGAGCAAAAGGTATTTTATGTGAATGTAAGGCATGTAGTCAATATTGTCACTATGGAAATCCTTGGAAAAGCTATAGTAAAAAATTGGAAGAAAGTACAATTAATTAATTGTTCTAACT
This sequence is a window from Bubalus kerabau isolate K-KA32 ecotype Philippines breed swamp buffalo chromosome 15, PCC_UOA_SB_1v2, whole genome shotgun sequence. Protein-coding genes within it:
- the SESN3 gene encoding sestrin-3 gives rise to the protein MNRGGSSPSAAASYLLCTNCRKVLRKDKRIRVSQPLTRGPSAFIPEKEVVQANTVDERTNFLVEEYSTSGRLDNITQVMSLHTQYLESFLRSQFYMLRMDGPLPLPHRHYIAIMAAARHQCSYLINMHVDEFLKTGGIAEWLNGLQYVPQRLKNLNEINKLLAHRPWLITKEHIQKLVKTGENNWSLPELVHAVVLLAHYHALASFVFGSGINPERDPEISNGFRLIPVNNFCVCDLANDNNIENASLTGSNFGIVDSLSELEALMERMKRLQEEREDEEASQEEMTTRFEKEKKESLFVVSGDTFHSFPHSDFEDDMIITSDVSRYIEDPGFGYEDFARRGEEHLPTFRAQDYTWENHGFSLVNRLYSDIGHLLDEKFRMVYNLTYNTMATHEDVDTTMLRRALFNYVHCMFGIRYDDYDYGEVNQLLERSLKVYIKTVTCYPERTTKRMYDSYWRQFKHSEKVHVNLLLMEARMQAELLYALRAITRHLT